One segment of Alnus glutinosa chromosome 2, dhAlnGlut1.1, whole genome shotgun sequence DNA contains the following:
- the LOC133860308 gene encoding uncharacterized protein LOC133860308 produces MPPYRRRKNQDKHHHENGNGRIPPPPPPPPYNDGIHPALVQFIADATRHLTEAISRIPRPNERAEPIGCSLRDFASFHFRTFEGTEGPNAAEAWLTDIDALYTTLGCTDEQKVQYLALQLTGEAGRWWNARNVLLGEETVITWEMFKVEYNRRFFPRSQRQLRAIEFQNLVQGNMTVEQYSARFMELARFAANLVPDEESKAERFENGLNPRIKERVICLEIKDYARLVEVASLAERGIRESTAAYDLKRRLKQQTSYSEKRLAIESDSKLIDSRNFSPALGNQKVLCDKCGKPHGGECRMTNPNCFKCGKPGHVQKYCPMNSTKGSKPQGGESRQQYPAQARVYSLIPGGTEDDEEYTDATAGNIL; encoded by the coding sequence ATGCCGCCTTATCGACGTCGTAAGAATCAGGACAAACATCACCATGAAAACGGTAACGGAAGGattccacctccacctccaccgccaccaTACAACGATGGAATACACCCGGCCTTAGTACAATTTATAGCTGATGCCACTAGACACCTTACTGAAGCAATATCACGAATTCCACGACCTAACGAACGAGCTGAACCCATAGGTTGTTCGTTGCGTGATTTTGCTAGTTTCCATTTTCGAACTTTTGAAGGAACTGAAGGACCGAATGCCGCAGAAGCATGGCTCACAGACATAGATGCATTGTACACTACTCTCGGCTGTACCGACGAGCAGAAAGTTCAGTATCTCGCACTACAGCTGACGGGTGAAGCTGGGAGATGGTGGAATGCAAGGAATGTGCTACTTGGGGAAGAAACGGTGATCACTTGGGAGATGTTCAAAGTGGAGTATAATCGGCGCTTTTTCCCTCGATCCCAGAGACAACTTCGAGCAATAGAATTCCAGAATCTGGTTCAAGGTAATATGACCGTAGAACAATATTCTGCTAGATTTATGGAATTAGCCAGGTTTGCAGCCAACCTCGTTCCAgatgaagaatcaaaggctgAACGTTTTGAGAACGGTCTCAATCCACGAATCAAAGAACGAGTTATATGCCTCGAGATTAAAGACTACGCCAGGTTAGTGGAAGTAGCGTCTCTTGCTGAGAGAGGAATTCGCGAATCAACAGCAGCCTACGATCTGAAGAGGCGATTAAAGCAACAAACATCGTATTCAGAAAAGAGGCTAGCAATCGAGAGTGATTCCAAACTAATTGACAGCAGGAATTTCTCGCCCGCACTAGGAAACCAAAAAGTCCTCTGTGACAAGTGTGGAAAGCCGCATGGGGGAGAATGTAGGATGACGAATCCAAACTGCTTCAAGTGTGGTAAGCCTGGTCATGTCCAAAAGTATTGTCCCATGAATTCTACTAAAGGATCAAAGCCGCAAGGAGGCGAATCTCGACAACAGTATCCTGCCCAAGCACGAGTATATTCACTTATCCCTGGTGGTACTGAAGATGATGAGGAATATACAGATGCGACGGCAGGTAACATTCTTTAA